The sequence ATCTCACGGACGTGGCTCACGAAGTTGATCCCAAAGGGCTTTAACAGGGCCTTCGCCACCGCGCCGACCGCAACCCGAATCGCCGTCTCCCGGGCACTGGCCTTCTCGAGGACATTTCGAATATCGGTATGGGCGTATTTGATCGCGCCGGCCAAATCGGCATGGCCCGGTCTCGGCTTGGTCACAACGCGCTGGGTCGCCGGATCGCCGGGTTCGACGGCCATGATTTCCTGCCAGGTTTTCCAATCCTTATTGGTGATCTGCATGCCGATCGGGCTTCCCAGGGTAAAGCCTTTCCGAACCCCGGAAACGAACTCGACCTGGTCCTGCTCAATCTTCATCCGCCCCCCGCGTCCGTATCCTTTTTGGCGACGGGCCAGATCGAGATTGACAGTCGCCTCGGTCAGGGAAACACCCGAGGGCATCCCCTCGATGATGGCCAAAAGCAGTTTGCCGTGCGACTCGCCGCCGTTAAGATACCTGAGCATTCAATATCAATCCGCGTTACTGTTTCACGATTCGGGGTGTGAGGAAAATCAGCAATTCATTCTTTGTATCCGTCTTGGTCTCATTTTTGAAAAGCCATCCCAGGACTGGGATACGTGAAAGAAAGGGAACACCGGATTCGGTTTCGCTCCGCTCATCCACAAAGATACCTCCGATCACGGTGGTCTCGCCGTCATTCAACAGTACCTCGGTCGTCGCCTCCCGCTTTGCGATGCTCGGACCGGCGGGGCCGCTGAAGCTGCCGATCGAATCCCGGGCCGCCTTCACCTTCAAAATAATGCTGTGATCCGGGGTGATGTGCGGGGTGACCTCCAGGGTCAAATTCGCGTCGACAAAGGTCGTGGTCGGCCCCGTATTGGCCGAGGACGTCTGGAAGGGAATCGATTCGCCCTGCTCGATCTTGGCCTGAAAATTATCCATCGTGGTCACCTTCGGGCTCGAGATGGTTTTGGTCAACCCGTTCAGTTCACCCGCGGAAAGGCGCAGGTCAAGATTGATCGGGTTTTCCGTGAACCGTCCGAAGTTGAAACCGACCGCGGGCACCGCGTTCAGACCCGAGACGCTGCCCGGCAGATTCACCGCAAAATCGGGCGCAAAGGTCCCGAAGGCGGGCGGAGTTATGCCGGCGCCGCTATTAATGCCTTGGACCCCGAACGCGCTATTTGATTTGATGGCGCTGAACCCCAATCCCCATTGAATGCCGAGCGACTGGGCAAAACTCGTATCGGCCTGAACGATCCGGGCCTCGATCTGGACCTGCGGCGTGCGTGTATCGAGTGCCTTGGCCAATGCCACCGCTTCGTTGACCTCTTTATCAATATCCTTGACGACAATGGTGTTTGTGCGTAAATCGACCGTGACATCCCCTCTAGGGCTAAGGGTTTTTTTCAGTGACAGAGCCATCTCCTGGGCGCTGGCATAGTTGACAAAGATGACCTTCGTGATGAGGTCCTCCGCCTTGAATTTGGCGTCTTTCGCATGGGCTTCTTCATCCTGCTGTTTGGCGATATCTGCAAGCGTGGCCACGCGGATAATGTTTCCATCGCGAGTCTGTCCCAGGCTGTTCATTTTCAAAACAATATCCAGAGCCTGATCCCATGGGACACTGATCAACTTGAGCGTCACCTTGCCTTTTACGCCCTCGCTGATCACGATGTTCAATCCGCTCACATCGGCCAATAACCGAAGTACGTTGCTGAGATCGGCATCCTGAAAATCAAGCGAAATTTTCCGTCCGACATACCTTTTCCGAGCCGTGATCTCCCCTTTCTTCATCGGCTCCACGGCGGCCGCCGATGTCATCGCCTCGGGAAGCGGCGCCGGTTTCGGTTTTTCTCGGACGACCGTCTTTTCTTTCGGCATTTCCTCATGTGTCGTTTCCCGAGGCGCCTGATCGGGCGGCACTTGACCGGCTTCCTGCGGCTTCTCTTGAGGTTGGGCCGGCGTCGCTTCCGTCACCGGCGGTTTTTCCCCCTGTTCCTCGTTCGGCTTGGCCTTGGCCTCGGCCGGACCCGGCGAGGATTCCCCCGCCGCCGCGCTCAAGGCGACCACGACTTCTTTCCCGGACGGCTCGACGGTGAACGAGGCCTTGGAATTCAGGTCAAAAACGACACGGACCTTCATCGGTTTTAG is a genomic window of Nitrospiria bacterium containing:
- the pilQ gene encoding type IV pilus secretin PilQ, whose product is MKLKTFFAWPAVNVFIVLVLTLGMASCATVHKQTKPGDELNTLQDISVTEQPDKTEIVVAGQKALVYTSYQLTDPARLIVDLAGASVGKFKDRIPIGQGAVTDLVPIEGEKPSNVVRLEITLTEPVLSHVRADGEKLLIDIDKPTASAATETAAPSTSEAASNPSAPEAQAMTEAAQQTPVPPPPVVEEKPAPSEPALPAAKTVSKLTVDRDKDTVAIHIAGDGALKPNAFMVEGNRLVVDLPDVTNAIRPNTISVKHSLLKSIRIGQHLKPMKVRVVFDLNSKASFTVEPSGKEVVVALSAAAGESSPGPAEAKAKPNEEQGEKPPVTEATPAQPQEKPQEAGQVPPDQAPRETTHEEMPKEKTVVREKPKPAPLPEAMTSAAAVEPMKKGEITARKRYVGRKISLDFQDADLSNVLRLLADVSGLNIVISEGVKGKVTLKLISVPWDQALDIVLKMNSLGQTRDGNIIRVATLADIAKQQDEEAHAKDAKFKAEDLITKVIFVNYASAQEMALSLKKTLSPRGDVTVDLRTNTIVVKDIDKEVNEAVALAKALDTRTPQVQIEARIVQADTSFAQSLGIQWGLGFSAIKSNSAFGVQGINSGAGITPPAFGTFAPDFAVNLPGSVSGLNAVPAVGFNFGRFTENPINLDLRLSAGELNGLTKTISSPKVTTMDNFQAKIEQGESIPFQTSSANTGPTTTFVDANLTLEVTPHITPDHSIILKVKAARDSIGSFSGPAGPSIAKREATTEVLLNDGETTVIGGIFVDERSETESGVPFLSRIPVLGWLFKNETKTDTKNELLIFLTPRIVKQ